From one Thunnus maccoyii chromosome 6, fThuMac1.1, whole genome shotgun sequence genomic stretch:
- the LOC121898205 gene encoding V-set and transmembrane domain-containing protein 5 — MWHFRLWDVQDVAVFLSITLYMCHLAGAISIHSPQRSLTRSVQEDVFFSVDITSNEIPTIQWTFMSGAVSRTIGTWQPGVYTNITVDYSSRVQAYKNGSMGLSDLRLQDAGFYVVTVTELSGSSKDSGFVLKVNEVLYEDLQYLSVSALLLACLAGLLMLAMWLLDKAYRKIMAWRRRKQMPENDVTELQPL; from the exons ATGTGGCACTTTAGGCTCTGGGATGTACaagatgttgctgtgtttctcaGCATCACATTATATATGTGCCACCTAG CCGGAGCCATCTCCATCCATTCCCCGCAGAGGAGCCTCACCAGGTCAGTGCAGGAGGATGTGTTTTTCTCAGTGGACATTACCAGTAACGAGATCCCCACCATACAATGGACCTTTATGTCAGGAGCAGTGAGCCGCACCATAGGGACATGGCAGCCGGGGGTGTACACCAACATCACAGTGGATTACAGCAGCAGAGTGCAGGCCTATAAAAATGGCTCTATGGGCCTGTCAGACCTGCGGCTGCAAGATGCTGGATTCTACGTGGTCACGGTTACAGAACTATCAGGGAGCAGCAAGGACTCTGGCTTTGTCCTGAAAGTGAACG AGGTGCTGTATGAGGATCTTcagtacctgtctgtctctgcgtTACTACTGGCCTGTTTGGCTGGCCTTCTCATGCTGGCCATGTGGCTACTAGACAAAGCCTACAGGAAGATAATGGCATGGAGACGCAGGAAACAGATGCCAG AAAATGATGTAacagagctgcagcctctctga